The following coding sequences are from one Pseudonocardia sp. EC080619-01 window:
- a CDS encoding NHL domain-containing thioredoxin family protein, translating to MIVSAGESGAAGTSPGAERMKVRAPELRGRRWLNTGGREITLADLRGRIVVLDFWTFCCVNCLHALDELRPLEEEFGDVLTIVGVHSPKFVHEADPDAVEAAVERYGVEHPVLDDPELTTWDAYAARAWPTLAVIDPDGTVVARMAGEGHGPGLAALVRELVDTHGDRLRRGDGPYVPPPAPETALRFPGKVATLPGGTFLVSDTAHHQLVELEPDLVTERRRIGDGGRGYTDGPAGSARFSEPQGLLVLDPSTVFVADTVNHAVRRVSLDDGTVSTVAGTGSQLRERVDPGGTAAELSSPWDLAPWDGHVVVAMAGSHQLWTVDPVSGQARVLAGTTNEGLRDGSFAEAFLAQPSGLATGPDGTLWVADSEISALRRVDVDPGAGPAVSTAVGQGLFEFGHRDGPAAEALLQHPLGVAVLPDGSVAVADTYNGAVRRFDPAAGSVSTLAEGLAEPSDLLVDGETLVVVESAAHRLVRLPIPAGSLVEGGRHTVRRTPTELGAGVALRIGFTPPAGQHLDDRFGDPTSLTVAADPPSLLRAGAGTATGLTRELELDPAVGSGVLQVAVAAAACDAADGGPDTFAACHRYQQDWGIPVTVTGTGPAVLDLDLRSV from the coding sequence ATGATCGTGAGCGCTGGCGAGAGCGGTGCGGCCGGGACGAGCCCGGGCGCCGAGCGGATGAAGGTACGGGCCCCCGAGCTGCGCGGGCGGCGCTGGCTCAACACCGGCGGCCGGGAGATCACCCTGGCCGACCTGCGCGGCCGGATCGTCGTCCTCGACTTCTGGACGTTCTGCTGCGTGAACTGTTTGCACGCGCTCGACGAGCTCCGGCCGCTGGAGGAGGAGTTCGGCGACGTCCTGACGATCGTCGGGGTGCACTCGCCGAAGTTCGTGCACGAGGCCGATCCGGACGCGGTCGAGGCCGCGGTGGAGCGCTACGGCGTGGAGCACCCGGTGCTCGACGATCCCGAGCTGACCACCTGGGACGCCTACGCCGCACGCGCCTGGCCGACGCTCGCGGTGATCGACCCGGACGGCACGGTCGTCGCCCGGATGGCGGGAGAGGGTCACGGGCCGGGGCTCGCCGCCCTGGTGCGGGAACTCGTCGACACCCACGGCGACCGGCTGCGCCGCGGCGACGGGCCGTACGTCCCGCCGCCCGCACCGGAGACCGCGCTGCGGTTCCCGGGCAAGGTCGCGACGCTGCCCGGCGGAACGTTCCTGGTGTCCGACACCGCGCACCACCAGCTCGTCGAGCTCGAACCCGATCTCGTCACCGAGCGCAGGCGGATCGGTGACGGCGGGCGCGGGTACACCGACGGCCCGGCCGGGAGCGCCCGGTTCTCCGAGCCGCAGGGGCTGCTCGTGCTCGACCCGTCCACGGTGTTCGTCGCGGACACGGTGAACCACGCGGTGCGCCGGGTGTCGCTCGACGACGGCACCGTCTCCACCGTGGCGGGGACGGGATCGCAGCTGCGCGAGCGCGTCGACCCGGGCGGGACCGCGGCCGAGCTGTCGTCGCCGTGGGACCTGGCGCCGTGGGACGGCCACGTCGTCGTCGCGATGGCCGGGTCGCACCAGCTCTGGACGGTCGACCCCGTGTCCGGGCAGGCCCGGGTGCTGGCCGGGACGACCAACGAGGGCCTGCGCGACGGCTCGTTCGCCGAGGCGTTCCTCGCGCAGCCGTCGGGGCTCGCCACCGGCCCGGACGGCACCCTCTGGGTCGCCGACTCCGAGATCTCGGCACTGCGCCGGGTGGACGTCGACCCGGGGGCCGGGCCCGCGGTGAGCACCGCCGTCGGGCAGGGCCTGTTCGAGTTCGGGCACCGCGACGGGCCGGCGGCCGAGGCGCTGCTGCAGCACCCGCTGGGCGTCGCCGTGCTGCCCGACGGCTCCGTCGCCGTCGCCGACACCTACAACGGCGCCGTCCGCCGGTTCGATCCGGCCGCGGGCAGCGTGTCGACGCTGGCCGAGGGGCTCGCCGAGCCCTCGGACCTGCTGGTGGACGGCGAGACGCTGGTCGTCGTGGAGTCCGCGGCGCACCGCCTGGTGCGGCTGCCGATCCCGGCCGGGTCGCTGGTCGAGGGCGGCCGGCACACCGTCCGGCGCACGCCCACCGAGCTGGGCGCCGGCGTCGCGCTGCGGATCGGGTTCACCCCGCCCGCGGGCCAGCACCTCGACGACCGGTTCGGCGACCCGACGTCGCTCACCGTCGCCGCGGACCCGCCGTCGCTGCTGCGGGCGGGGGCCGGCACCGCGACGGGGCTGACCCGCGAGCTGGAGCTCGACCCGGCCGTCGGGTCCGGGGTGCTGCAGGTCGCCGTCGCCGCTGCGGCCTGCGACGCCGCCGACGGCGGGCCCGACACGTTCGCCGCCTGCCACCGCTACCAGCAGGACTGGGGCATCCCCGTCACCGTCACCGGGACCGGCCCTGCGGTGCTCGACCTGGACCTGCGCTCGGTGTAG
- the pgi gene encoding glucose-6-phosphate isomerase produces MSDTNDVIGRDITATPEWTALTEHAAEVEPRHLRALFDEDPDRATALTASGADLVLDHSKHRITRDTVGLLTALARAAGLPQRTEAMFTGEHVNTSEDRAVLHTALRLPRDASLVVDGQDVVADVHAVLDRMGDFTDAVRSGRWTGFTGERIRTVVNIGIGGSDLGPVMAYEALRDYAQRDLECRFVSNIDPTDLSETVSDLDPATTLFLVSSKTFTTQETLTNARNARSWLLAGLGTDSTDAVAKHFAAVSTNAEKVAEFGISTENMFGFWDWVGGRYSVDSAIGLSLMCAIGRENFAEFLAGMHAMDVHFRETPLERNLPVIAGMLGIWYSNFFGSETRAVLPYSQYLHRLPAYLQQLTMESNGKSVRGDGTPVTTTTGEIFWGEPGTNGQHAFYQLLHQGTRLVPADFIGFARPHHDLAGEGEADMHDLFMANLFAQSAALAFGKSAEEFAAEGTPADVVPHKVMPGNRPSSTILAEKLTPSVLGQLIVFYEHVTFVEGVIWGIDSFDQWGVELGKVMAKQFGPALYAADPPDAKEAGLDASTAALIDRYRSWRGR; encoded by the coding sequence GTGTCCGACACGAACGACGTCATCGGCAGAGACATCACAGCGACCCCCGAGTGGACCGCGCTGACCGAGCACGCGGCGGAGGTGGAGCCCCGCCACCTGCGGGCGCTGTTCGACGAGGACCCGGACCGGGCCACCGCGCTCACGGCGTCCGGCGCCGACCTGGTCCTCGACCACTCGAAGCACCGCATCACCCGGGACACGGTCGGCCTGCTCACCGCGCTCGCCCGCGCGGCCGGGCTGCCGCAGCGCACCGAGGCGATGTTCACGGGCGAGCACGTCAACACCTCGGAGGACCGCGCGGTGCTGCACACCGCGCTGCGGCTGCCCCGGGACGCGTCGCTCGTCGTCGACGGGCAGGACGTCGTCGCCGACGTCCACGCGGTCCTCGACCGGATGGGCGACTTCACCGACGCCGTCCGGTCCGGGCGGTGGACCGGCTTCACCGGCGAGCGGATCCGCACGGTCGTCAACATCGGGATCGGCGGTTCGGACCTCGGCCCGGTGATGGCCTACGAGGCCCTGCGGGACTACGCGCAGCGCGACCTCGAGTGCCGGTTCGTGTCCAACATCGACCCCACCGACCTGTCCGAGACGGTGTCCGACCTGGACCCGGCGACGACCCTGTTCCTCGTCTCCTCCAAGACCTTCACCACCCAGGAGACGCTGACGAACGCCCGCAACGCGCGGTCGTGGCTGCTCGCCGGGCTCGGCACCGACTCCACCGACGCGGTCGCGAAGCACTTCGCCGCGGTGTCGACGAACGCGGAGAAGGTCGCCGAGTTCGGCATCTCCACCGAGAACATGTTCGGCTTCTGGGACTGGGTGGGCGGCCGCTACTCGGTCGACTCGGCGATCGGGCTGTCGCTGATGTGCGCCATCGGCAGGGAGAACTTCGCGGAGTTCCTCGCCGGGATGCACGCCATGGACGTCCACTTCCGGGAGACGCCGCTGGAGCGGAACCTCCCGGTGATCGCCGGGATGCTCGGCATCTGGTACTCGAACTTCTTCGGCTCCGAGACCCGCGCGGTGCTGCCCTACTCCCAGTACCTGCACCGGCTGCCCGCCTACCTGCAGCAGCTGACGATGGAGTCGAACGGCAAGTCCGTCCGCGGCGACGGCACCCCCGTCACGACGACGACCGGGGAGATCTTCTGGGGCGAGCCGGGCACCAACGGCCAGCACGCCTTCTACCAGCTGCTGCACCAGGGCACCCGGCTCGTGCCTGCCGACTTCATCGGGTTCGCCCGCCCGCACCACGACCTCGCGGGCGAGGGGGAGGCGGACATGCACGACCTCTTCATGGCGAACCTGTTCGCGCAGTCCGCGGCGCTGGCGTTCGGCAAGTCCGCCGAGGAGTTCGCCGCCGAGGGCACCCCCGCCGACGTCGTGCCGCACAAGGTGATGCCGGGCAACCGGCCGTCGTCGACGATCCTCGCCGAGAAGCTGACGCCGTCGGTGCTGGGCCAGCTCATCGTGTTCTACGAGCACGTCACGTTCGTCGAGGGCGTGATCTGGGGGATCGACTCGTTCGACCAGTGGGGCGTCGAGCTCGGCAAGGTGATGGCCAAGCAGTTCGGCCCGGCGCTCTACGCGGCGGACCCGCCGGACGCGAAGGAGGCCGGCCTCGACGCCTCGACGGCCGCGCTGATCGACCGCTACCGCTCCTGGCGCGGACGGTGA
- a CDS encoding phosphatase PAP2 family protein, translated as MSSGPAGRAPAGRTGGAPGHRPEPRTTGIVAALLLVTAVSLLLIGVSGGLQRDVTTATGLAAEREPTPVAFALLVTEIGNTVGSALVALVAGGVLYWRGRRAEGVCLAAVPLVASAVMSGLKRVLDRSRPPEQLQVLSVANESLPSGHATMVAAAWTALVLVLWPSLTRRVRTLLAVFAALWAGAVGFTRIYLGVHWLSDVLAGWALGAGLAFAGVTVLSVVQAGRRPTGVT; from the coding sequence GTGAGCAGCGGCCCGGCGGGGCGGGCCCCCGCCGGGCGGACCGGCGGGGCGCCCGGACACCGGCCCGAACCGCGCACGACCGGGATCGTCGCCGCCCTGCTGCTGGTCACGGCAGTGTCGCTGCTGCTGATCGGCGTGAGCGGCGGGCTCCAGCGGGACGTGACGACGGCGACCGGGCTCGCCGCCGAACGGGAACCCACCCCGGTGGCGTTCGCGCTGCTCGTGACGGAGATCGGCAACACGGTGGGTAGCGCGCTGGTCGCGCTCGTCGCCGGCGGCGTCCTGTACTGGCGCGGGCGCCGCGCCGAGGGCGTCTGCCTGGCCGCCGTGCCGCTGGTCGCGAGCGCGGTGATGTCCGGGCTCAAGCGGGTCCTGGACCGGTCCCGGCCGCCGGAGCAGCTGCAGGTGCTGTCGGTGGCGAACGAGTCGCTGCCGTCCGGGCACGCGACGATGGTCGCCGCCGCGTGGACCGCGCTCGTGCTGGTGCTGTGGCCGTCGCTGACCCGGCGGGTGCGCACACTCCTGGCCGTGTTCGCCGCGCTGTGGGCGGGCGCGGTCGGGTTCACCCGGATCTACCTGGGCGTGCACTGGCTCTCCGACGTGCTCGCCGGGTGGGCGCTGGGCGCCGGGCTGGCGTTCGCCGGGGTGACGGTGCTGAGCGTCGTGCAGGCGGGCCGCCGTCCCACCGGGGTCACCTGA
- a CDS encoding Fpg/Nei family DNA glycosylase: MPELPEVENARAVLAQATGRTITDVDDGDDWVCRPHRPGDIASALKGGRLTAAHRIGKTMWCDTETADGDAGPALGVHLGMGGRIVVTNSGGERIGGGPARPDRQSRKREWDRFTVTFDDGGQFRLFDKRRLGRVRLDPDLSGLGPDAEGLRPAVFRERLLRGRSAVKARLLDQSVLAGVGNLLADETLWQARIAPATPVRDLTRTDLDRLHRNLDRALERAIANGGVHTGEVIEHRHPGGHCPRCGAEMVHGTVGGRSTWWCPQEQG; the protein is encoded by the coding sequence ATGCCCGAGCTGCCCGAGGTCGAGAACGCGCGTGCGGTGCTGGCGCAGGCGACCGGCCGCACGATCACCGACGTCGACGACGGCGACGACTGGGTGTGCCGCCCGCACCGGCCCGGCGACATCGCGTCGGCCCTGAAGGGCGGGCGGTTGACCGCGGCCCACCGGATCGGCAAGACGATGTGGTGCGACACCGAGACCGCCGACGGCGACGCCGGGCCCGCGCTGGGCGTGCACCTCGGGATGGGCGGGCGGATCGTCGTCACGAACTCCGGCGGCGAGCGGATCGGCGGCGGCCCGGCGCGCCCCGACCGGCAGTCGCGCAAACGCGAGTGGGACCGCTTCACCGTCACCTTCGACGACGGCGGGCAGTTCCGGCTGTTCGACAAGCGCCGGCTGGGCCGGGTCCGGCTCGATCCCGACCTGTCCGGTCTCGGGCCCGACGCCGAGGGGCTGCGGCCCGCGGTGTTCCGGGAGCGGCTGCTGCGCGGGAGGTCGGCGGTGAAGGCCCGGCTGCTGGACCAGTCGGTGCTCGCGGGTGTCGGGAACCTGCTGGCCGACGAGACGCTCTGGCAGGCCCGGATCGCCCCGGCGACCCCGGTGCGGGACCTGACGCGCACCGATCTCGACCGGCTGCACCGCAACCTGGACCGCGCGCTGGAGCGGGCGATCGCGAACGGCGGTGTGCACACCGGTGAGGTGATCGAGCACCGGCACCCGGGCGGGCACTGTCCCCGCTGCGGGGCGGAGATGGTGCACGGGACCGTCGGCGGCCGGTCGACGTGGTGGTGCCCGCAGGAACAGGGCTGA